Proteins found in one Streptococcus anginosus subsp. whileyi MAS624 genomic segment:
- a CDS encoding alpha/beta fold hydrolase, whose product MKAYFIGGLGCNCYYPQDFFNALSFPVTYLDIYDSRLEEQLISLQALKDWFMAQVDMDDDILLIAHSLGADLAVYLTSVYDKITHLVLLDGGYINMDKICPLNVEIEDSLNYLQTNVYESLKKAVITEKQSSAVWSENLERAAKESFVFDKVQKHWYLSLSEKLMTHLLTIRRQAFRNLSFLKNKNVILFIPEINKETPIWKKRAIQTIPNFLNLIEMTSCSHSLYMEKPKEIAALLEDKMEIRSLF is encoded by the coding sequence ATGAAAGCTTATTTTATTGGTGGTTTAGGGTGTAATTGCTATTATCCCCAGGACTTTTTTAATGCACTGTCTTTTCCAGTTACTTATCTAGATATTTATGATTCTAGGTTGGAAGAGCAACTGATTTCATTACAGGCGTTGAAAGATTGGTTTATGGCACAAGTTGATATGGATGACGATATTCTGTTAATAGCCCATTCTTTGGGAGCAGATTTAGCCGTTTATCTAACAAGTGTCTATGATAAAATTACGCATCTCGTCTTATTAGATGGTGGATACATTAATATGGATAAAATTTGCCCTTTGAATGTAGAAATTGAAGATTCTCTGAATTATCTTCAAACGAATGTTTATGAGAGCCTAAAGAAAGCTGTTATAACTGAAAAACAAAGCTCTGCTGTATGGTCAGAAAATTTGGAGAGGGCGGCAAAAGAAAGTTTTGTTTTTGATAAAGTTCAAAAACATTGGTATTTAAGCTTATCTGAAAAGTTAATGACTCATTTATTGACAATAAGACGGCAAGCTTTTAGAAATTTGTCCTTTTTGAAAAATAAAAATGTAATTTTGTTCATTCCAGAAATAAACAAGGAAACACCAATTTGGAAAAAGAGGGCTATACAGACCATCCCGAACTTTCTAAACCTCATAGAAATGACTAGCTGTAGTCATTCATTGTATATGGAAAAACCGAAAGAAATAGCAGCATTGCTTGAAGATAAAATGGAAATTAGGTCACTCTTTTGA
- the coaA gene encoding type I pantothenate kinase: MTNEFIHFEKISRKTWQNLHRKTTPPLTQKELNSIKSFNDKISLQDVTDVYLPLTNLIQIYKRSKEDLAFSKGIFLQKASKRQPFIIGVSGSVAVGKSTTSRLLQILLSRTFSNATVELVTTDGFLYPNAHLEEQNLLKRKGFPESYNMELLLDFLDNIKNGQNYQIPVYSHEIYDIVPDKKQSVTAADFVIVEGINVFQNPQNERLYMTDFFDFSIYVDAEVENIETWYLDRFKKLLTLAKEDPNNYYHPFTSQPENKVMEFAQNVWKSINLVNLQDYIEPTRNRAEIILHKTENHEIDEIYLKK, encoded by the coding sequence ATGACGAACGAATTTATCCATTTTGAAAAGATTAGTCGAAAAACTTGGCAAAATCTGCATCGTAAAACAACCCCGCCTTTGACGCAAAAAGAATTGAATTCTATCAAAAGTTTCAATGATAAGATCAGCCTTCAAGATGTGACAGATGTTTATCTTCCCTTGACCAATCTCATCCAAATTTATAAGCGCTCAAAAGAAGATTTAGCATTTTCAAAAGGTATTTTTTTACAGAAAGCAAGCAAACGGCAACCGTTCATCATTGGTGTTTCTGGAAGTGTCGCTGTTGGAAAATCTACTACCAGTCGGCTCTTGCAAATACTTTTATCTAGAACATTTTCAAATGCTACTGTTGAATTGGTAACAACAGATGGATTTCTTTATCCTAATGCTCATTTGGAGGAACAAAATCTCCTCAAGCGCAAAGGCTTTCCAGAAAGTTATAACATGGAGCTGCTGCTTGATTTTCTTGACAATATCAAAAATGGACAAAACTACCAAATTCCTGTTTATTCACATGAAATTTATGATATTGTTCCTGATAAAAAACAGTCTGTTACAGCTGCAGATTTTGTCATTGTTGAAGGTATCAACGTTTTCCAAAATCCACAAAATGAACGTCTTTATATGACGGATTTCTTTGATTTTTCGATTTACGTGGATGCGGAAGTTGAAAATATCGAAACTTGGTATCTGGATCGCTTTAAAAAATTGCTCACTTTAGCAAAAGAAGATCCAAATAACTATTATCATCCTTTCACTTCTCAGCCAGAAAACAAAGTTATGGAATTCGCTCAAAATGTCTGGAAGTCGATTAACCTTGTGAATTTGCAAGATTATATCGAACCCACACGCAACCGAGCCGAAATTATTCTTCATAAAACAGAAAATCATGAAATTGATGAAATTTACTTAAAAAAATAA
- a CDS encoding cytidine deaminase, translating to MATTELIDLAIETSKKAYVPYSHFPIGAVLVAKNGQIFTGVNIENASFGLTNCGERTAIFKAVSEGVTDFEELIVYGETEQPVSPCGACRQVMAEFFSKDLKVTLVAKDKSTVVMTVRELLPYSFTNLD from the coding sequence GTGGCGACTACTGAGTTGATTGATCTAGCTATTGAGACAAGTAAAAAGGCCTACGTTCCTTATTCTCATTTTCCAATCGGTGCTGTACTAGTAGCAAAAAATGGTCAGATTTTTACAGGTGTGAACATTGAAAATGCTAGTTTTGGTTTGACAAATTGCGGGGAACGCACAGCTATTTTTAAAGCAGTTTCTGAAGGTGTCACAGACTTTGAGGAGTTAATCGTCTACGGTGAAACCGAACAGCCTGTTTCTCCATGCGGAGCTTGTCGACAAGTAATGGCAGAATTTTTTTCTAAGGATTTAAAGGTAACGCTTGTTGCCAAAGATAAATCGACGGTCGTGATGACGGTCAGGGAATTACTTCCATATTCTTTTACTAACTTAGACTAG
- a CDS encoding M20/M25/M40 family metallo-hydrolase gives MKNRIQDIFDKSMAIESFTHTSSERNIENFLNHYIGSLLYFQEHSDYFGTYQIPDDIYQRSVNWALVKGHCADTVILFHHHDTVDIEDFGNLKEFAFDNVALKKALASASLGQDVLDDIAANEWQFGRGSCDMKAALALQLGVVAEYASKAEGEVNLLYLSVGDEESYSQGMRAAVGLLANLKKKFHLNYILAIDSEPFESPSAQEKVLHVGTVGKMMPVVVTQGILSHMKEPLKGINAVSLLAKVVEKIDLNPLLSDSIYGEQAPLPSWSYMRDLKENYDVSTVLRAAGYFSVLYLDKSPKELMTTIQQLCQEAIDEFYERYQALQVTYKEDKKVTKPHVLTYEELIQLCQKKAGFEEFMQRVNQSSHEAFQAGSSYQEITIATVQKVLDFYDKKEAFVVLAIAPPYYPSMNCRHLKNSVVDIEKLIALYGRYLADTAAARLTVEEFFMGICDISYCALEKSVEEYQKIIESMAVPEHLYSIDFEKIQDINVPGINLGPWGKDLHQLTERVYEKDMLETIPQFLLYLLEHIDSIKK, from the coding sequence ATGAAAAATAGGATTCAAGATATTTTTGACAAGAGTATGGCAATTGAGAGTTTCACCCATACGAGTTCAGAAAGAAATATAGAAAATTTTCTCAATCACTATATTGGCAGTCTGCTGTATTTTCAGGAGCATTCAGATTATTTTGGCACCTATCAGATTCCGGATGATATTTACCAGCGTAGTGTTAATTGGGCTTTGGTAAAAGGTCATTGTGCAGATACAGTGATTTTGTTTCATCACCATGATACGGTGGATATTGAGGATTTTGGAAATTTAAAGGAATTTGCTTTTGATAATGTTGCTTTGAAAAAGGCTTTAGCGAGTGCTTCACTGGGTCAAGATGTGTTAGACGATATAGCTGCTAACGAATGGCAGTTTGGCCGTGGGTCATGTGATATGAAAGCTGCATTGGCTTTGCAATTGGGAGTGGTAGCAGAATATGCTAGCAAGGCAGAAGGAGAAGTGAATCTTCTTTATTTATCAGTTGGAGATGAGGAATCTTATTCTCAGGGAATGCGTGCTGCTGTAGGTTTGCTTGCTAATCTGAAAAAGAAATTTCATCTGAATTATATCTTGGCGATTGATTCAGAACCATTTGAAAGTCCTTCAGCTCAAGAAAAAGTATTGCATGTTGGAACAGTTGGAAAGATGATGCCTGTCGTGGTTACGCAGGGTATTCTTTCCCACATGAAAGAGCCTCTCAAAGGTATCAATGCCGTCTCGCTTCTAGCAAAAGTAGTGGAAAAAATTGATCTCAATCCCCTTTTGTCGGATTCGATTTATGGAGAGCAGGCTCCTTTGCCTTCGTGGTCTTACATGCGTGATTTGAAGGAAAATTATGATGTGTCAACCGTTCTCAGAGCAGCAGGCTATTTTAGTGTTCTTTATTTAGATAAAAGTCCAAAAGAGCTGATGACGACGATTCAACAACTCTGCCAAGAAGCCATTGATGAGTTTTATGAGCGTTATCAGGCTTTGCAGGTAACTTATAAAGAGGATAAAAAAGTCACAAAACCTCATGTACTGACTTATGAAGAGTTAATCCAGTTATGTCAAAAGAAGGCTGGATTTGAAGAATTTATGCAAAGGGTAAACCAATCTTCTCATGAAGCATTTCAAGCGGGTTCAAGCTATCAAGAAATAACCATTGCAACTGTTCAAAAGGTGTTAGATTTCTATGATAAAAAGGAAGCATTTGTTGTGCTGGCTATTGCGCCGCCTTATTATCCTTCTATGAATTGTCGACATCTGAAAAATAGCGTGGTTGATATAGAAAAACTCATTGCACTTTATGGTAGATATTTAGCCGATACGGCGGCTGCTCGTCTAACAGTGGAAGAGTTCTTTATGGGAATTTGCGATATTAGTTACTGTGCTTTAGAAAAATCTGTTGAAGAGTATCAAAAAATTATCGAGAGTATGGCTGTTCCTGAACATTTATATTCGATTGATTTTGAGAAAATTCAGGACATCAATGTTCCTGGCATCAATCTGGGACCTTGGGGAAAAGATTTACATCAGTTAACAGAACGCGTCTATGAAAAGGATATGTTGGAGACGATTCCTCAATTTCTGTTATATTTGCTAGAACATATTGACAGTATTAAAAAATAA
- a CDS encoding class I SAM-dependent methyltransferase: MAKMYFAENPDAEHDIHKLKVQLLGQKMTFLTDAGVFSKKMIDYGSQALLKCLDFHKQESVLDVGCGYGTLGLTLVKAKEVKATLVDINQRALDLARQNAERNQVLATIFQSNLYQNVEGRFHHIISNPPIRAGKQVVHEVITGSYTHLLDGGDLTIVIQKKQGAPSAKAKMEEVFGNCEILKKDKGYYILRSRKEI; this comes from the coding sequence ATGGCTAAAATGTATTTCGCAGAAAATCCAGATGCAGAACATGATATTCACAAATTGAAGGTTCAACTTCTGGGTCAAAAGATGACTTTCTTGACTGATGCAGGCGTCTTTAGTAAGAAAATGATTGATTATGGCAGTCAAGCTCTTTTAAAGTGTCTTGATTTTCATAAGCAAGAAAGCGTATTAGATGTTGGTTGTGGCTATGGAACATTAGGACTTACTTTAGTCAAGGCTAAAGAAGTCAAGGCGACCCTTGTTGATATAAATCAGCGCGCTCTTGATTTGGCGCGTCAAAATGCTGAGCGCAATCAAGTCCTAGCTACGATTTTTCAATCTAATCTTTATCAAAATGTAGAAGGGAGATTTCATCATATTATCAGTAATCCACCGATTCGAGCAGGGAAACAGGTCGTTCATGAGGTGATTACAGGAAGTTATACGCACTTACTAGACGGGGGCGACTTGACGATTGTGATTCAAAAAAAACAAGGGGCACCAAGTGCAAAAGCTAAGATGGAAGAGGTTTTTGGAAACTGCGAAATTCTAAAAAAAGATAAGGGATATTATATCCTTAGAAGTAGGAAGGAAATATGA
- the deoC gene encoding deoxyribose-phosphate aldolase — MKLNKYIDHTLLKPDAHQEQIEKLIEEAREYDFASVCVNPTWVSFAAEGLRDTDVKVCTVIGFPLGANTPAVKAFEARDAIKNGADEVDMVINIGALKSQNLVLVEEDIAAVVEASGDTLVKVIIEACLLTDEEKVIACQLAKKAGADFVKTSTGFSTGGATVHDVALMRKAVGPDMGVKASGGARSYEDAVAFIEAGATRIGASSGVAIMKGEKASGDY; from the coding sequence ATGAAGTTAAATAAATATATAGATCATACGCTTTTAAAGCCAGATGCTCACCAAGAGCAAATTGAAAAATTGATTGAAGAAGCAAGAGAATATGATTTTGCAAGTGTTTGTGTTAATCCAACATGGGTCAGTTTTGCAGCAGAAGGATTACGAGATACAGATGTTAAGGTTTGTACTGTTATTGGATTCCCACTGGGAGCAAATACGCCTGCTGTAAAAGCATTTGAAGCAAGAGATGCTATCAAGAATGGTGCAGACGAAGTGGATATGGTGATCAACATTGGTGCTTTGAAATCACAAAATCTTGTTTTGGTAGAAGAAGATATTGCAGCAGTAGTAGAAGCTAGTGGTGACACGCTTGTAAAAGTAATTATTGAAGCTTGTTTGTTGACAGATGAAGAGAAAGTAATCGCTTGTCAATTAGCTAAGAAAGCTGGTGCAGACTTTGTGAAGACTTCAACTGGTTTTTCAACTGGAGGCGCTACTGTTCATGATGTGGCTTTGATGAGAAAAGCAGTTGGTCCGGATATGGGGGTCAAAGCTTCAGGAGGCGCTCGCTCATACGAAGATGCAGTCGCATTTATTGAAGCAGGCGCAACGCGTATTGGAGCTTCTTCTGGTGTAGCCATTATGAAAGGAGAAAAAGCTAGTGGCGACTACTGA
- a CDS encoding DNA topology modulation protein, producing MKIIIIGYSGSGKSTLATKLAQYYSIPKLHLDTLQFVPNWEMSDRSWMQEQVKTFLNENLSWVIDGNYSSCCYEERMEHADQIIFLNFSRWNCLLRAAKRYSKNRGKVRDSMAQGCPEKFDWEFIRWILHDGRTANIRKRYEKLQKMYPYKFIVLHNQKELDNFLEQFS from the coding sequence ATGAAAATTATAATCATTGGTTATTCTGGTTCAGGAAAATCTACTTTAGCGACCAAATTAGCCCAGTATTACTCTATTCCCAAATTGCATTTGGACACGCTACAATTTGTACCCAATTGGGAAATGAGTGACCGCAGCTGGATGCAAGAGCAAGTCAAGACTTTCTTAAACGAAAATCTGTCTTGGGTGATAGACGGAAACTACAGCTCCTGTTGCTATGAAGAGAGAATGGAGCATGCAGACCAAATTATTTTTTTAAATTTCTCGCGTTGGAATTGTCTTTTACGGGCTGCAAAGCGTTATTCCAAGAACAGAGGTAAGGTCAGAGACAGTATGGCACAAGGCTGCCCTGAAAAGTTTGACTGGGAATTTATCCGCTGGATCTTACATGACGGACGAACTGCTAACATTCGGAAACGATATGAGAAACTTCAAAAAATGTATCCCTACAAATTTATAGTTCTTCATAACCAAAAAGAACTAGATAACTTTTTAGAGCAATTTTCATAA
- a CDS encoding pyrimidine-nucleoside phosphorylase, producing the protein MRAVDVIQKKRDGLELTSDEIKWLIEGYVAGTVPDYQMSAFAMAVYFKGMTTREISDLTMTMVETGQQIDLSAISGVKVDKHSTGGVGDKVTLVLVPLVASFGIPVAKMSGRGLGHTGGTLDKLESIKGFQIERSQEEFIKQVQDIGLSVIGQSDQLVKADKLLYALRDVTATVDTIPLIASSVMSKKIAAGADSILLDVTVGEGAFMKNLDDARALARTMVDLGKAVGRRTTAVITDMSQPLGTSIGNRLEILEALDILQGKGREDVTEFICELGQIMLGLANVEKTVKEVREHLFDGSALQKFEAMVVAQGGDLEDLYRPSSAKYVVEVTADEAGYISELPAMEFGLFAMRLGAGRAVKSDALDFETGIVFEKKVGEPVKIDEIVAKIYANEKISQELVTEFKKNVKISNEPKKVQEIIEVIA; encoded by the coding sequence ATGAGAGCAGTTGATGTTATTCAGAAAAAGCGAGACGGCTTAGAATTAACTAGTGATGAAATCAAGTGGTTAATTGAAGGTTATGTTGCCGGAACTGTGCCAGATTATCAAATGTCAGCTTTTGCAATGGCAGTATATTTTAAAGGCATGACCACTCGTGAAATATCTGATTTAACCATGACCATGGTAGAGACAGGTCAGCAAATTGATTTGTCAGCTATATCTGGAGTTAAGGTTGATAAGCATTCAACCGGAGGCGTAGGAGACAAGGTAACGCTTGTACTGGTGCCTTTGGTAGCTAGTTTTGGAATCCCCGTTGCTAAAATGAGTGGTCGTGGACTCGGTCACACAGGGGGAACGCTTGATAAATTAGAATCCATTAAAGGATTTCAAATTGAGCGTAGCCAAGAAGAATTTATTAAGCAAGTACAGGATATTGGACTATCCGTCATTGGTCAGTCTGATCAGTTGGTGAAGGCAGACAAGTTGTTGTACGCTTTGCGTGATGTGACGGCGACAGTTGATACCATTCCTTTAATTGCAAGTTCTGTTATGAGTAAGAAAATCGCAGCTGGTGCAGATAGTATTTTGCTAGATGTGACAGTTGGTGAAGGTGCATTTATGAAGAACTTGGATGATGCGCGTGCTCTAGCTCGTACTATGGTTGATTTAGGAAAGGCAGTTGGGCGTAGAACAACAGCTGTTATCACCGACATGAGCCAACCTTTAGGAACCAGCATTGGTAATCGTTTGGAAATCCTTGAAGCTTTGGATATCCTGCAAGGAAAAGGACGAGAAGATGTAACAGAATTTATTTGTGAATTAGGCCAAATCATGCTTGGCTTAGCAAATGTTGAAAAAACTGTAAAAGAAGTGCGGGAACATCTATTTGATGGATCGGCACTGCAAAAATTTGAAGCTATGGTTGTTGCACAAGGTGGCGATTTAGAAGATTTGTACCGCCCTTCATCAGCAAAATACGTTGTAGAAGTGACTGCAGATGAAGCGGGTTATATTTCTGAATTACCAGCGATGGAGTTTGGTTTATTTGCTATGCGGCTGGGCGCAGGTCGAGCTGTGAAATCTGATGCATTAGACTTTGAAACAGGAATTGTTTTTGAAAAGAAAGTCGGAGAGCCGGTCAAAATCGATGAAATTGTCGCAAAAATTTATGCAAATGAAAAAATTTCACAAGAACTAGTTACAGAATTCAAAAAAAATGTTAAAATAAGTAATGAGCCGAAAAAAGTTCAAGAGATTATTGAAGTAATCGCTTAA
- the rpsT gene encoding 30S ribosomal protein S20 has product MEVKTLANIKSAIKRAELNVKQNEKNSAQKSAMRSAIKAFEANPSEELFRAASSAIDKAETKGLIHKNKASRDKARLASKLAK; this is encoded by the coding sequence TTGGAGGTGAAAACATTGGCAAATATTAAATCAGCTATCAAACGCGCTGAATTAAACGTTAAACAAAACGAAAAAAACTCAGCTCAAAAATCAGCTATGCGTTCTGCAATTAAAGCATTTGAAGCAAACCCTTCTGAAGAACTTTTCCGTGCTGCAAGCTCAGCTATCGATAAAGCAGAAACTAAAGGTTTGATCCACAAAAACAAAGCGAGCCGCGATAAAGCACGCCTTGCTAGCAAACTTGCAAAATAA
- a CDS encoding sensor histidine kinase: MLNKLKKTWYADDFSYFIRNFGIFTLIFSAMTLIIIQVMRSSLYTTVDNNLKSLSQDSASVINLALARKVGLDQKSENGEPKSGTADKELTDKPNVSANTEVILFDKNYKPIITSNNFLGFNKLSFNSKQLDHIRQIQVKSNYGREETYRMILFEVKLPNLETNVKYAAVFINISQLEQTSQNHEQLIVVVMISFWGISLIASVYLARVSVKPLLESIQKQKSFVENASHELRTPLAVLQNRLETLFRKPEATIMEASESIASSLDEVRNMKMLTTNLLNLARRDDGIKPEIGDVEPNFFNTTFTNYEMVAAENGKIFRFDNRIHRVIKTDKTLLKQLMTILFDNALKYTDEDGVIELTISANDRNLFLKVSDNGSGISMADKKKIFDRFYRVDKARTRQTGGFGLGLSLAKQITEALKGTIAVKDNKPKGTIFEVKIAIRTDNKKKK, from the coding sequence ATGCTGAATAAACTAAAAAAAACATGGTATGCGGATGATTTTTCTTATTTCATTCGCAATTTTGGTATTTTTACTCTTATTTTCTCAGCTATGACCTTGATTATCATTCAAGTTATGCGCTCAAGCCTTTATACAACGGTAGATAACAATTTAAAAAGCTTGAGTCAAGATTCGGCTTCTGTGATTAATTTAGCACTTGCTCGAAAAGTAGGGCTAGATCAAAAGTCAGAAAATGGAGAGCCTAAAAGTGGAACAGCTGACAAAGAATTGACAGATAAACCAAATGTTAGTGCCAATACAGAAGTTATTTTATTTGATAAGAATTATAAGCCGATTATTACAAGCAATAATTTCTTAGGATTCAATAAACTTTCCTTTAATAGCAAGCAATTAGACCACATTCGTCAGATTCAAGTAAAAAGCAATTATGGTCGAGAAGAAACCTATCGAATGATTTTATTTGAGGTAAAACTGCCTAATTTGGAGACCAATGTCAAATACGCAGCGGTTTTTATCAATATCAGTCAATTGGAACAAACTAGTCAAAATCATGAACAGTTGATTGTGGTGGTGATGATTAGTTTCTGGGGAATTTCCTTGATTGCTAGTGTTTATCTTGCACGAGTCAGTGTTAAACCTCTTTTAGAAAGCATTCAAAAGCAAAAAAGTTTTGTCGAAAACGCTAGTCATGAGTTGCGTACACCTCTAGCTGTGTTGCAAAATCGTTTGGAGACTTTATTTAGAAAGCCAGAAGCTACTATTATGGAAGCCAGTGAAAGCATTGCTTCTAGTTTGGATGAAGTGCGCAATATGAAAATGTTGACGACAAACTTACTCAATCTAGCACGGCGTGACGACGGGATTAAACCAGAAATTGGCGATGTCGAGCCAAATTTCTTTAATACAACTTTCACCAACTATGAAATGGTTGCCGCAGAGAATGGGAAAATTTTCCGATTTGACAATAGGATTCACCGCGTAATTAAAACGGATAAAACCTTACTGAAGCAATTGATGACTATCTTGTTTGATAATGCCCTGAAATATACAGATGAAGATGGTGTGATTGAATTGACAATCTCTGCAAATGATCGAAATTTGTTTTTAAAGGTTTCAGATAATGGTTCGGGGATTAGTATGGCAGATAAGAAAAAGATTTTTGATCGTTTTTATCGGGTTGATAAAGCACGGACTCGGCAGACAGGTGGTTTTGGTCTAGGCTTGTCGCTTGCAAAGCAAATCACAGAAGCTCTTAAAGGAACCATTGCAGTGAAAGACAATAAGCCTAAAGGAACTATTTTTGAGGTGAAGATTGCGATTCGAACGGATAATAAAAAGAAAAAATAG
- a CDS encoding alpha-amylase → MENQTLMQYFEWYLPNDGQHWNRLATDAPHLASKGIRKVWMPPAFKATSSNDVGYGIYDLFDLGEFDQKGTVRTKYGFKEDYLNAIKALKENGIEPIADIVLNHKAAADYKERFTVIEVDPNDRTVALSEPFEIKGWTKFTFPGRHKKYNDFEWHWYHFTGTDYDAKRNKSGIYLIQGDNKGWADDDLVDNENGNFDYLMYADLDFKHPEVIQNLYDWADWFIETTGIHGFRLDAIKHIDSFFMGNFIRDIMAKYGEDFYVFGEFWNGDETANNDYLGSIDYRFDLVDVKLHHNLFDASRAGADYDLRNIFEQTLVKNHPKSAVTFVDNHDTQRGQALESTVEEWFKPAAYALILLREAGLPCVFYGDYYGIKGEFAQDSFQTVLDKLLDIRLNLAYGKQKDYFDDEHCIAWTRSGKDNGQPIAVILTNDQASSKRMYVGKNWAGKKFKDYLGNSSSTVTIKKDGWADFPVAEKSVSVWSAQ, encoded by the coding sequence ATGGAAAATCAAACATTAATGCAATATTTTGAATGGTATCTACCAAATGACGGACAACATTGGAATCGTTTGGCAACAGACGCTCCACATCTAGCTTCTAAAGGCATTCGCAAGGTTTGGATGCCACCTGCTTTTAAAGCCACTAGTTCCAACGATGTCGGCTACGGCATTTATGATTTATTTGACTTAGGCGAGTTTGACCAAAAAGGAACGGTTCGGACAAAGTATGGCTTTAAGGAAGACTATTTGAACGCAATCAAGGCACTCAAAGAAAATGGAATTGAACCCATTGCAGATATCGTTTTAAATCACAAGGCGGCAGCGGATTACAAAGAGAGATTTACTGTTATTGAAGTTGACCCAAATGATCGTACAGTCGCCCTCTCTGAGCCTTTTGAAATAAAAGGCTGGACCAAGTTCACATTCCCCGGTCGCCATAAAAAATACAATGATTTTGAATGGCATTGGTACCACTTTACAGGTACGGATTATGATGCTAAGCGAAATAAATCAGGGATTTACCTAATTCAAGGGGACAACAAAGGTTGGGCTGACGATGATTTAGTGGACAATGAAAATGGAAATTTCGACTATCTCATGTACGCTGACCTTGATTTTAAGCACCCAGAAGTCATTCAAAACCTTTATGATTGGGCAGATTGGTTTATCGAAACGACCGGCATTCATGGCTTTAGACTGGACGCTATCAAGCATATTGACTCTTTCTTTATGGGAAATTTTATCCGCGACATTATGGCGAAGTATGGAGAAGACTTCTATGTCTTTGGAGAGTTTTGGAATGGTGATGAAACTGCAAATAACGATTATTTAGGAAGTATTGACTACCGTTTTGATCTCGTAGATGTCAAACTGCACCACAACTTATTTGATGCTAGCCGCGCTGGGGCGGACTATGATTTGAGAAATATTTTTGAACAAACGCTTGTCAAAAACCACCCTAAATCGGCTGTTACTTTTGTCGATAATCATGACACACAACGTGGACAAGCACTGGAATCAACTGTTGAAGAATGGTTTAAACCTGCTGCTTACGCTCTCATTTTGTTGCGTGAAGCAGGCCTGCCTTGCGTTTTCTATGGAGATTACTATGGTATCAAAGGCGAATTCGCTCAAGACAGCTTCCAAACAGTTCTTGATAAATTATTAGATATTCGTCTCAACTTAGCCTATGGAAAACAGAAAGATTATTTTGACGATGAGCATTGCATTGCTTGGACCCGTTCAGGCAAAGACAACGGACAGCCGATTGCTGTCATCTTAACAAACGATCAAGCCAGTTCAAAACGCATGTATGTCGGTAAAAATTGGGCTGGTAAGAAATTCAAAGATTACTTAGGAAACAGCTCATCAACCGTGACAATCAAAAAAGACGGCTGGGCAGATTTCCCAGTTGCAGAAAAATCAGTTAGCGTCTGGTCTGCGCAATAA
- a CDS encoding response regulator transcription factor, whose translation MIKILLVEDDLGLSNSVFDFLDDFADVMQVFDGEEGLYEAESGVYDLILLDLMLPEKDGFQVLKELREKGVTTPVLIMTAKESLNDKGHGFELGADDYLTKPFYLEELKMRIQALLKRSGKFNENTLSYGDVTINLSTNTTLVDGNEVELLGKEFDLLVYFLQNQNVILPKTQIFDRLWGFDSDTTISVVEVYVSKIRKKLKGTTFANNLQTLRSVGYILKDAE comes from the coding sequence ATGATTAAGATTCTATTAGTGGAAGACGACCTCGGTCTATCTAATTCAGTATTTGATTTTTTGGATGATTTTGCAGATGTCATGCAAGTTTTTGACGGTGAGGAAGGATTGTACGAGGCTGAGAGTGGCGTGTACGACCTTATCTTGCTTGATCTGATGTTGCCAGAAAAAGACGGTTTCCAAGTATTGAAAGAATTGCGTGAAAAAGGCGTTACCACACCTGTTTTGATTATGACAGCCAAAGAAAGTTTGAATGATAAAGGACATGGTTTTGAACTGGGAGCTGACGATTATTTGACCAAACCATTTTATTTGGAAGAGTTAAAAATGCGGATTCAAGCTCTTTTGAAACGATCGGGCAAGTTTAATGAAAATACTCTTTCTTATGGCGATGTCACTATTAATTTATCAACAAACACTACACTTGTAGACGGAAATGAAGTAGAATTGCTCGGAAAAGAATTTGACTTGCTGGTGTATTTCTTGCAAAATCAAAATGTTATTTTGCCTAAGACACAGATTTTCGATCGCTTGTGGGGATTTGATAGTGATACAACGATTTCAGTTGTAGAAGTTTATGTCTCAAAAATCCGGAAAAAATTGAAAGGGACGACCTTTGCGAACAATCTTCAAACGCTTCGTAGTGTCGGATATATTTTAAAAGATGCTGAATAA